A region from the Actinoplanes sp. OR16 genome encodes:
- a CDS encoding CsbD family protein — MAFDDKVDNKAEEFGGKVKEGVGRATDDERLEAEGKADQNESHLKQAGENVKDAGKKIKDVFKS; from the coding sequence ATGGCGTTCGACGACAAGGTTGACAACAAGGCCGAGGAGTTCGGCGGCAAGGTCAAGGAGGGCGTCGGCCGCGCTACGGACGACGAGCGTCTCGAGGCTGAGGGCAAGGCCGACCAGAACGAGTCGCACCTCAAGCAGGCCGGCGAGAACGTCAAGGACGCCGGTAAGAAGATCAAGGACGTCTTCAAGTCCTGA
- a CDS encoding GTP-binding protein — MAPESTSTLVIPLAGFWPYATDAAVQRLDGVAVLDLRASGLAAQALIKVVVKEARRVGAPSVVTLLPERYEPDDVRIAWSESDVPDDVRLGMVCTAVAADQVLDGLANDNPVCSVDPYTHALDDRRIADLIARQIEQADAVIVIGRPEGDEDWESEQLRTLLRRLAPWATVRDELTAEIHRPTPHRTPLMPAIRGLSGHAVGIHEPMAVDGVVSCVFRQKRPFHPARLHTALERITGRVVRSRGHFWLASRPDMVLSWESASVLRIEGAGGWLADLPDSSWNEVHPERRIAATLDWDHYYGDRHHQLAFIGIDLDAEDLDRTLTACLLTDEELADGFDAWRGLPDPFAFHPH; from the coding sequence ATGGCGCCTGAGAGCACTTCGACTCTGGTCATCCCGCTGGCCGGTTTCTGGCCTTATGCGACCGATGCCGCGGTTCAGCGGCTGGACGGGGTGGCGGTGCTCGATCTGCGGGCGTCCGGGCTTGCGGCGCAGGCGCTGATCAAGGTGGTGGTCAAGGAGGCGCGGCGGGTGGGGGCGCCGTCGGTGGTCACGCTGCTGCCGGAGCGGTACGAGCCGGACGACGTGCGGATCGCCTGGTCAGAATCGGACGTGCCCGACGATGTGCGGCTCGGCATGGTGTGTACCGCGGTCGCGGCCGATCAAGTGCTTGACGGGCTGGCGAATGACAATCCCGTGTGCTCGGTCGACCCGTACACCCACGCTCTTGATGATCGGCGCATCGCGGACCTGATCGCACGGCAGATAGAGCAAGCCGACGCGGTGATCGTGATCGGCCGCCCGGAGGGCGATGAGGACTGGGAGTCTGAGCAGCTCCGGACGTTGCTGCGCCGGCTGGCGCCCTGGGCGACGGTACGCGACGAGCTCACCGCCGAGATCCACCGCCCGACGCCGCACCGCACCCCGCTGATGCCGGCGATCCGCGGGTTGAGCGGCCACGCGGTAGGCATCCACGAACCGATGGCCGTCGATGGTGTGGTCTCCTGCGTGTTCCGTCAGAAACGGCCATTCCACCCGGCCCGCCTGCACACCGCCCTGGAACGGATCACCGGCCGGGTGGTGCGCTCGCGCGGTCACTTCTGGCTCGCCAGTCGTCCCGACATGGTCCTCTCCTGGGAGTCGGCGAGTGTGCTGCGCATCGAAGGCGCCGGCGGCTGGCTCGCCGATCTGCCCGACTCCTCGTGGAATGAGGTGCATCCCGAGCGGCGGATCGCGGCGACGCTCGACTGGGACCACTACTACGGTGACCGCCACCACCAGCTCGCCTTCATCGGCATCGACCTGGACGCCGAGGATCTCGACCGGACGCTCACCGCCTGCCTGCTCACCGACGAGGAACTGGCGGACGGCTTCGACGCCTGGCGGGGATTGCCGGATCCGTTCGCGTTCCATCCCCACTAG